Proteins encoded within one genomic window of Actinomycetota bacterium:
- a CDS encoding 50S ribosomal protein L25, translating to MAEVKLEVTKREGTGKGAARRSRFAGKVPGVVYGRGMDPVAVEVDRRQFVQALQTDAGMNVLLGLKIDGQSITTLAREIQRDPVRGTLLHADFVKVDLNVEVEAEVPVHLIGGEDSPGVRGGGVLEQPLFTVTVRALPADLPESIDADASGLDAGHALRISDLSSARTFEFVQDPETVVASIAQAVSEEELAALEAAAGASGEDQTVEGLEAATGATGDESDGSGEPSVEADPGAEKEPA from the coding sequence ATGGCTGAGGTGAAGCTCGAGGTAACGAAGCGCGAGGGAACGGGCAAAGGCGCGGCGCGCCGCTCCCGCTTCGCCGGCAAGGTCCCCGGCGTCGTCTACGGGAGAGGCATGGATCCCGTGGCCGTCGAGGTCGACCGCCGCCAGTTCGTACAAGCCCTGCAGACCGACGCCGGCATGAACGTGCTGCTCGGGCTGAAGATCGACGGCCAGAGCATCACGACCCTGGCTCGCGAGATCCAGCGGGACCCTGTCAGGGGGACCTTGCTCCACGCCGACTTCGTGAAGGTCGACCTGAACGTCGAGGTCGAGGCCGAGGTTCCGGTTCACCTCATCGGCGGCGAGGACTCGCCGGGGGTGAGGGGTGGCGGAGTGCTCGAGCAGCCGCTGTTCACCGTCACCGTCCGCGCGCTTCCGGCGGACCTGCCGGAGTCGATCGACGCCGACGCATCCGGTCTCGACGCCGGGCACGCGTTGCGGATCTCGGACCTCTCGTCGGCGCGGACTTTCGAGTTCGTCCAGGACCCCGAGACGGTGGTCGCGTCGATAGCCCAAGCCGTCAGCGAAGAGGAGCTTGCGGCTCTCGAAGCTGCAGCGGGCGCGTCGGGCGAGGACCAGACGGTCGAGGGGCTGGAGGCCGCAACCGGAGCCACGGGCGACGAGTCCGATGGATCGGGCGAACCGTCGGTCGAGGCCGACCCCGGGGCCGAGAAGGAACCGGCGTAG